The genomic DNA GCAATTCGTCCTACAACGGCAAGATCACCCgcaaggagatcatctccCGCGGTCAGTACTGGGTCTCACGCCACGTCCCCTACTCGATGAACAAGGTCTACCCGGACCCTCAAGGCCGCAAATACCGGACGGACTGCTCCGGCTTCGTCAGCATGGCTCTCCACACCAACTCGCCTGGCTTCAGCACTGTCACTCTCCCGGAGGTTGTCAAGGCTATCTCATGGAACGATCTCAAGCCTGGTGACCTCGTCGGTACCCTCGGTCCCGGCACTGGCGGTGCCGCCGGCCACGTCACGCTGTTCCTTTCGTGGGCCGACAGTTCCAAGAAGGAGTACAATACCCTTGAATGCCGCGGCACCTACGGCTGCGTCAAGTACAAGCGCCCGGTTGGATGGAAGGACGGCAGCTTCACCGCCAAGCCTTACCGATACATCCGCGTTGTGGACTAAGTGAGGATGATACGGTTTTGTGATTGAACAGGGAGGGATGGAGCGTTGGATAGGTGTATAGTGCTGGAGGAAAGAAAGGGGATGGGGAAGGAGACGCGGCCATGAGGCACAATTAGCTTAGTTGACGCGAGAAACCTCGTATCGTGTCGTCGCGGGaggcctcttcttcctctccgaATAATGTATTTTAGAATGAGCGAGCTATAGAGGTACGGTGCTCGAATTCGCTTCCCTGAGATCGTCAGGCCCAAATGACAAACCACCTCTGTTTCTGCCTCGCACTACATGCCAAATCCCATTTTCCCAATCACCTTCTCACACAATTCTCCCAGGCTGGCTGCATTCATCACATCCAAAGTGGTGAGCTCTATCGCCAGTGTCATACGCACCCAGGTCCGTAGCTCGACAGCCGCCAGAGAGTCTAACCCGTAGTAGGACAAGGGACGTGCCGGGTCGACTGCATCCGTTAAGCGAAGCTGCTTTGCCAGCCGCGCACCCACGACCGTGATAGCGGCGGCGCGCAGGGCTGCACGATCGGGATCCTGGGATTGGGCCAGAAACAAGAGGCTCTGGATCTCTTTATCTTTGGTAGGGTCCCGCCGTGAGCGTGGACTATGTTCTCCAAGGGCTCGCAAGCCTCGAAAGCGGCAATCTCTGAGCAGATCGCTGTCTTCAGGCTGGGGAACGAGTATACTGGTAATCATCTGGCCTTGGCTCGTGACGTTCAGACGGTGCTGTGGATCCGGATGCTGCTGAAGGATTGAGTAGTCAAAGATTCGGCGCAGCAGGCCCTCATTGATGCTGAGCAGAGTGCTACCGTCGAACCTATTCTGGAGGTCTTCGTTACCGTGAATGACTCCGACGTCTTCTACGGGTCCGAGGTCAATACTGATGGCGGGCAGCCCCAATGCGCGGCGATACTCTGCAAAGGCGTCTTGGAATGCATTGCCACCAGCGTAGTTGGCTTGTCCCTTCTGGCCTATGACGCCTGAAATGGAAGACAGCATGGTGAAGAATGAGATCGGTTGATTTGTTTCGAGGGAGACCGTATGTAGGTTGCATGTGCCCGTCACCTTGCTCGACACAGCGGCGTGGTAGTCTTCGTGAGACATGGATTCAAACGTCCGATCCTGATGGTTTCTAGGTCAGAACGAAATGAATAGCAGAGAATGGCTTCGGGAGTGCTGTCTTACTCGGAATACGGCGGCTCCTTGGATGATTCCACCCAGAGGAACCGAGATCTGGCTAAAGGCCCGCCTGACGTCGCTGATAGAAGTGACATCGCCTTGAAGCAGGTCAAGAGAACACCCCAGTGCTCTGATGTTTCGAGCGATGCCCTGAGACACCTGGTCTCCACCACCACTGCGGGACATGACGGCAATGTTCTTGGCCCCGTGGGAGGCTAAATGGATGGCAAGACTACCGCAGATCCC from Aspergillus fumigatus Af293 chromosome 8, whole genome shotgun sequence includes the following:
- a CDS encoding putative NlpC/P60-like cell-wall peptidase, which produces MRTVFTPGIKASRIPPLPLKLFALTLAAAVSMVNGYPITGNGVNCRAGPSTNDKVIKSYAKGTDVKLSCQTYGENINGNSIWDKTTDGCYVADYYVKTGSNSMVTKECGGGTPPEGNSSYNGKITRKEIISRGQYWVSRHVPYSMNKVYPDPQGRKYRTDCSGFVSMALHTNSPGFSTVTLPEVVKAISWNDLKPGDLVGTLGPGTGGAAGHVTLFLSWADSSKKEYNTLECRGTYGCVKYKRPVGWKDGSFTAKPYRYIRVVD